The DNA sequence GGACTCTTGAGCACGATCCCCGGCAATACGGCCCGCGGCAACCGCTTGCCCTCAGCCTGTTCAGCCAATTCGAACACGCGCTTGTAGAGCTTGCTGTCTTCAAACGCCAGGCTATCGCCCTGCTCCAATTGATTGCGAATGGTCGGGTTGCGCATCCCCAATGATTTACCCAGCGTGCGCACCGCCAATTCGGTACTGCCCGGCATGATGGAGTCATGCACAATCAAATCGCCATCGAGCGCCAGGGAAATGCCCGAAGCCCGACTCACCGCATGCTGGAAAGCCGCGTTGCGACTGGCGTACCACCCGGCATTGAAATCGGCGAAACGATACAACGGCTCGGTGTAGCTCACCGGATAGCCCAGCAAATGCGCGATACCGAAATACATTCCGCCACGACGGCTGAACACCTCACGGCGAATCGAGCCGTCCACCGCGTAGGGATAACCCCGGGCATTGGCTTGGGCAAAGGCGATACTGACCTGCATCGGCCCACCCGTGTGCACCGGGTTGAAACCGCCGAACAGCGTCTTGCCCAGCGGCACCATGTCGATGAAATCATCGAAAATCTCACTCAGTTCCTTCTCGCTACGCGCCCCGTTGAGCCGATCGCTGTAGCTCTTGCCATTGGGCGAGCGCACCTGCAACGCGCCGCTGACCAATAGCTCCGGAATGTGCACCTTCGCCGCACGGCGGTTGATTTCCTGACGAGCAATCTTACCCAGCCCCGGCACCGCCGGATCGGCCTGGAACGTCGACTCCTGTTCGGTCACCGCCAGGACAGCGCAGATATTCTGCGTCGTGGGGGAGATCTGCTGAGCCGCGAAAGCCACGTAGATGTCCGTCGCCCAGCCTTCGCGATCCGTAGTCTTGGCCGGCAACAACCGCACGATCTGCGCCTTGACCTCGGCAGGTTGGCGTTCAGGCTCCTGGGCCTGGCGGCTGCCGCAACCGGCCAGGGCTAGCAACGCGGCCAGGCTGATCATCAATCGATTGAGTTGCATGGTGCTCCATCAGGTTGGTTATTCCGGAGCAACCATACGATCAAAAGCGGGCACGGGCTATGTTCCGTCGCGCAGAGCAACAAAATGATGCAGGAAGCCCCCCCTGTGGGAGCGAGCTTGCTCGCGATGGCGTCGGCACATTCGGCATCGGCGCAAGCTGACCCACCGCTATCGCGAGCAAGCTCGCTCCCACAGGGGATTGGGGGGATATGGAACTTGCGTCAGATTGCGGTCCCTGACGCTGGATCAGATCCCACTCAACGCCAAATCCATCGCAAAGTAAGTAAAGATCAGGTCCGCACCCGCCCGTTTGATCGCGCCAAGGCTTTCGCGCACCACGCGGGCTTCGTCGATGGCGCCAGCCTGGGCGGCGAATTTGATCATCGCGTATTCGCCGCTGACCTGATAGGCCGACAGCGGCAGGTTCGAGGCCTGGCGAATGTCGCGGATGATGTCGAGGTAGGCACCGGCCGGCTTGACCATCAGCGCATCGGCGCCTTCCTGCTCATCG is a window from the Pseudomonas brassicacearum genome containing:
- a CDS encoding DUF1615 domain-containing protein; this encodes MQLNRLMISLAALLALAGCGSRQAQEPERQPAEVKAQIVRLLPAKTTDREGWATDIYVAFAAQQISPTTQNICAVLAVTEQESTFQADPAVPGLGKIARQEINRRAAKVHIPELLVSGALQVRSPNGKSYSDRLNGARSEKELSEIFDDFIDMVPLGKTLFGGFNPVHTGGPMQVSIAFAQANARGYPYAVDGSIRREVFSRRGGMYFGIAHLLGYPVSYTEPLYRFADFNAGWYASRNAAFQHAVSRASGISLALDGDLIVHDSIMPGSTELAVRTLGKSLGMRNPTIRNQLEQGDSLAFEDSKLYKRVFELAEQAEGKRLPRAVLPGIVLKSPKITRKLTTAWFAKRVDERYQRCMAKASGR